A genomic region of Dermacentor andersoni chromosome 9, qqDerAnde1_hic_scaffold, whole genome shotgun sequence contains the following coding sequences:
- the LOC126527265 gene encoding solute carrier family 35 member G1-like, protein MAERPAQTHSLRRAIRTLHRRRPPEAHSSWSSFAELVDAEMTRRRAQPTESAVRIFEKNVNFFLGMFYATLNSALVGVISVLIKILYDVPTLQLTAMRLAGIFVFSAPLVVYSGRNPFGHPSNRLYLVLRATAGLAGLYFRFWSMKLIPLSDVAVILASLPVFVTALARVFLNEPCGVTDTLILILTMGGLMMSAKIPLPFMQPAVARDAKLDPNKYKGLFFALLSTLFGAVKFLISRTVRYEHHSVTLFMYGLVGVIECVLLSPTEPYVLPRCGLGRVIFVSFTMLSFLEHMVLIKALQTENAGPVSVVIAAMDVVFMFAVELILFGNIPDKYSFTGATLVSVCVFLQMAKKTVIESHENSLFRKLFYWLAY, encoded by the coding sequence ATGGCGGAGCGGCCGGCCCAGACGCACAGCCTGCGACGAGCCATCCGCACCCTCCACAGGCGCCGGCCGCCCGAGGCCCACAGCTCGTGGTCCAGCTTCGCCGAGCTCGTGGACGCCGAGATGACGCGGCGCCGCGCCCAGCCCACCGAGTCCGCCGTGCGGATCTTCGAGAAGAACGTCAACTTCTTCCTGGGCATGTTCTACGCGACGCTCAACAGCGCCCTCGTGGGGGTCATCTCGGTGCTCATCAAAATTCTCTACGACGTGCCGACCCTCCAGCTGACGGCCATGCGGCTGGCGGGCATCTTCGTCTTCTCCGCGCCGCTCGTGGTCTACAGCGGCAGGAACCCGTTCGGCCACCCTTCCAACAGGCTCTACCTCGTGCTCAGAGCCACGGCGGGACTAGCGGGGCTGTACTTTCGCTTCTGGTCCATGAAGCTCATCCCCCTGTCCGACGTGGCGGTCATCCTCGCCAGCCTGCCCGTCTTCGTCACGGCCTTGGCGCGCGTGTTCCTCAACGAGCCGTGCGGCGTCACCGACACCCTGATATTGATCCTCACCATGGGGGGCCTCATGATGTCCGCCAAGATCCCGTTGCCCTTCATGCAGCCCGCCGTTGCTCGGGACGCCAAGCTGGACCCGAACAAGTACAAGGGCCTGTTCTTCGCCCTCCTGTCGACGCTGTTCGGCGCCGTCAAGTTCCTCATCAGCCGGACGGTGCGCTACGAGCACCATTCGGTGACGCTCTTCATGTACGGGCTCGTCGGGGTCATCGAGTGCGTCCTGCTGTCGCCCACGGAGCCGTACGTGCTGCCCCGTTGCGGTCTCGGACGCGTCATCTTCGTCTCGTTCACGATGCTCAGCTTCCTGGAGCACATGGTGCTCATCAAGGCGCTCCAGACGGAGAACGCGGGACCCGTGTCCGTCGTCATAGCGGCCATGGACGTCGTGTTCATGTTCGCCGTGGAACTGATACTGTTCGGCAACATCCCGGACAAGTACAGCTTCACGGGCGCCACGCTGGTGTCCGTGTGCGTCTTCCTGCAGATGGCCAAGAAGACGGTGATAGAATCGCACGAGAACTCGCTCTTTAGAAAGTTGTTTTATTGGCTTGCCTATTGA